In Microbacterium binotii, one DNA window encodes the following:
- a CDS encoding ABC transporter substrate-binding protein: MTFLTLRRTAALAAAALMTLSLAACAGAAEPAGGDETGAPEKANLTIAINPSSQFAPLYYGIEEGIFEKHGLTLEITPQTDVASIVSGVASGTYDFGFATVVHVLTANANGIPLRAVSTIEGQIQPDDEGTITIASPTSGITDYGDLEGKRVATVGLSSHNTLTLWELASRDGVDASSIELVQMPFGQMAAALANGDVDAAVMQWPFAADALSAGGVTLGYNNREIFNGAATTLFNTSQSFIDQNPKTVRAFSDAMIESIEGASADEDAARSALEKGMGVTAEQAAAARWNIGGDPHLTVTGFETARDLLVKFGTDQSLTDALKNLDVDSVVWPGALEN; this comes from the coding sequence ATGACGTTCCTGACCCTCCGCCGGACCGCCGCCCTGGCCGCGGCCGCACTGATGACGCTCTCCCTCGCGGCCTGCGCGGGCGCCGCCGAACCCGCGGGCGGTGACGAGACGGGCGCTCCGGAGAAGGCGAATCTGACCATCGCCATCAACCCGTCCTCGCAGTTCGCACCGCTGTACTACGGGATCGAGGAGGGCATCTTCGAGAAGCACGGGCTCACTCTCGAGATCACCCCGCAGACGGATGTCGCCTCGATCGTCTCGGGCGTCGCCAGCGGGACCTACGACTTCGGCTTCGCCACCGTGGTGCACGTGCTCACCGCGAACGCGAACGGCATTCCGCTGCGCGCGGTGTCGACGATCGAGGGGCAGATCCAGCCCGACGACGAGGGGACGATCACGATCGCCTCACCCACCTCCGGGATCACCGACTACGGCGATCTCGAGGGCAAGCGCGTCGCCACCGTCGGACTGTCGTCCCACAACACGCTGACGCTGTGGGAGCTGGCGAGCCGCGACGGCGTGGATGCGAGCTCGATCGAGCTCGTGCAGATGCCCTTCGGTCAGATGGCGGCAGCTCTCGCCAACGGCGATGTCGATGCGGCGGTCATGCAGTGGCCGTTCGCGGCCGACGCGCTCTCGGCCGGCGGTGTGACGCTCGGCTACAACAACCGTGAGATCTTCAACGGCGCGGCGACGACGCTCTTCAACACGTCGCAGTCGTTCATCGACCAGAACCCGAAGACCGTGCGAGCGTTCTCGGACGCGATGATCGAGTCGATCGAAGGCGCGTCGGCGGACGAGGATGCGGCCCGCTCCGCGCTGGAGAAGGGGATGGGCGTCACCGCCGAGCAGGCGGCCGCCGCGCGCTGGAACATCGGCGGCGACCCCCACCTGACCGTCACCGGATTCGAGACGGCGCGCGATCTGCTCGTCAAGTTCGGTACCGACCAGTCCCTGACCGACGCCCTGAAGAACCTGGACGTCGACTCGGTGGTCTGGCCCGGCGCATTGGAGAACTGA
- a CDS encoding ABC transporter permease: MRGVARERGLAVVLPLLAVAIVLTAWQLATSTALVSPTQFPSMTDSIAALLQELTTPRLWSAVGATLIGWFFGMVITITLGLVVGTALAHSDIARQSAAPVIETFKAIPAIAVLPLVILVAGSTLPMKVFLICFAAFWPFVIQVIYGVRSMDPVVADTAKALGVRGIRRFLVVSIPSASPYLVTGMRIASAQALILAVVAEIVGGAAGVGRNILLAENAGVSAYPTMYAYIIVAGLLGIALTGAFFLLEKRLMHWHESQRNMRLEAKGARA, translated from the coding sequence ATGAGGGGCGTAGCGCGCGAGCGCGGCCTCGCCGTGGTGCTGCCGCTGCTGGCCGTGGCGATCGTGCTCACCGCCTGGCAGCTGGCGACATCGACGGCGCTGGTGAGCCCGACGCAGTTCCCCTCCATGACGGACTCGATCGCGGCGCTCCTGCAGGAGCTCACGACGCCGCGACTATGGTCCGCCGTGGGGGCGACGCTCATCGGTTGGTTCTTCGGCATGGTCATCACGATCACCCTGGGCCTGGTGGTGGGCACGGCGCTGGCACACAGTGACATCGCCCGCCAAAGCGCGGCGCCCGTGATCGAGACGTTCAAGGCAATCCCCGCGATCGCCGTGCTCCCGCTCGTGATCCTCGTCGCCGGCTCCACCCTGCCGATGAAGGTCTTCCTCATCTGCTTCGCCGCCTTCTGGCCGTTCGTCATCCAGGTGATCTACGGCGTCCGCTCGATGGATCCCGTCGTCGCGGACACCGCGAAGGCGCTCGGCGTGCGCGGCATCCGGCGGTTCCTCGTGGTCAGCATCCCGAGCGCGTCGCCGTACCTCGTCACCGGGATGCGGATCGCCTCCGCGCAGGCGCTCATCCTGGCGGTGGTCGCGGAGATCGTGGGCGGCGCCGCGGGCGTCGGGCGCAACATCCTGCTCGCGGAGAACGCCGGGGTGAGCGCCTACCCCACGATGTACGCGTACATCATCGTCGCGGGATTGCTGGGCATCGCTCTCACCGGAGCGTTCTTCCTTCTCGAGAAGCGGTTGATGCACTGGCACGAGTCGCAGCGCAACATGCGGCTCGAGGCGAAGGGGGCGCGCGCATGA
- a CDS encoding ABC transporter permease, which produces MSRLTTSTVPVPRRRSGPFASRLVGVLLALWLPVVLIAVWWFVSAGSTSPFFPPLSRIVQETWNQWVVYGAWTNLIASVRNLILGYLAGVIIGLVGGTVLWRWRRVRQAANPLIYFLYVLPAPALLPAMIAIFGIGEMRQIALIALGSIWPTLLNTLDGMRGISGTAFDTARVLRLGGIRTFFRVVLPAAAPQIAAGMRASLTIAIVLMVVSEMVAARSGIGYFILQAQAEFAIVKMWTGILVLALLGTVLNYLFVVVERRALRWYYRSRAANGS; this is translated from the coding sequence ATGAGCCGGCTGACCACCAGCACCGTTCCCGTCCCACGGCGCCGCTCGGGACCGTTCGCCTCACGCCTCGTCGGGGTGCTGCTCGCGCTGTGGCTGCCCGTCGTCCTCATCGCGGTGTGGTGGTTCGTCTCTGCCGGCAGCACGTCGCCGTTCTTTCCGCCGCTGTCGCGGATCGTGCAGGAGACCTGGAACCAGTGGGTCGTCTACGGCGCATGGACGAACCTCATCGCCAGCGTGCGAAACCTCATCCTGGGCTACCTCGCGGGTGTGATCATCGGCCTGGTCGGCGGCACCGTGCTGTGGCGGTGGCGACGGGTGCGCCAGGCGGCGAACCCGCTGATCTACTTCCTCTACGTCCTGCCCGCACCGGCTCTGCTGCCGGCGATGATCGCGATCTTCGGGATCGGCGAGATGCGGCAGATCGCGCTCATCGCGCTGGGTTCCATCTGGCCCACGCTGCTGAACACGCTGGACGGCATGCGCGGAATCTCCGGCACGGCGTTCGACACCGCCCGCGTGCTGCGCCTCGGTGGGATCCGCACGTTCTTCCGCGTCGTGCTGCCCGCCGCAGCACCGCAGATCGCCGCGGGGATGCGGGCGAGCCTCACCATCGCCATCGTGCTGATGGTCGTGAGCGAGATGGTCGCCGCCCGCTCGGGCATCGGCTACTTCATCCTGCAGGCGCAGGCGGAGTTCGCGATCGTGAAGATGTGGACCGGCATCCTCGTCCTCGCGCTGCTCGGCACTGTCCTGAACTACCTCTTCGTCGTCGTCGAGCGCCGCGCGCTGCGCTGGTACTACCGCTCGCGGGCCGCGAACGGATCCTAA
- a CDS encoding ABC transporter ATP-binding protein: MSHPTSTVPVLEVEGLRKTYNEGTDQANTAVADVSFEVAKGELVCIVGPSGAGKTTLLRCISGLASPSGGEVRFEGDRLTDVPAELGLVFQDYSRSLYPWMTNAKNVAIPLAARGVGRRERERRAEEVLESVGLAHVGKKYPWELSGGMQQRVAIARALSYRPELLLMDEPFASVDAQTRFDLEDLVLRVRNELGITVVVVTHDIDEAIYLSDRIVVLSKNPSVVREVVPVPLGRTRDQVRTRASEQFLGLRAHLLSLVMPSSAGALS; the protein is encoded by the coding sequence ATGTCCCACCCCACATCCACCGTCCCCGTCCTCGAGGTCGAAGGACTGCGAAAGACCTACAACGAGGGCACCGACCAGGCCAACACCGCCGTCGCCGACGTCAGCTTCGAGGTCGCCAAGGGCGAGCTGGTCTGCATCGTCGGGCCCAGCGGCGCAGGAAAGACGACGCTGCTGCGCTGCATCTCCGGACTCGCCTCTCCCAGCGGCGGCGAGGTGCGCTTCGAGGGCGACCGCCTCACCGACGTGCCCGCCGAGCTCGGCCTCGTCTTCCAGGACTACAGCCGCTCGCTCTATCCGTGGATGACGAACGCGAAGAACGTCGCCATCCCCCTCGCCGCGCGCGGCGTGGGGCGACGGGAACGCGAGCGACGCGCGGAGGAGGTGTTGGAGAGCGTGGGCCTCGCGCACGTGGGCAAGAAGTACCCGTGGGAGCTGTCGGGAGGCATGCAGCAGCGGGTCGCCATCGCCCGGGCCCTGTCGTACCGCCCCGAGCTCCTTCTCATGGACGAGCCGTTCGCGTCGGTCGACGCACAGACCCGGTTCGACCTCGAGGATCTCGTCCTTCGGGTGCGCAACGAACTCGGGATCACGGTCGTCGTGGTCACCCACGACATCGACGAGGCGATCTACCTGAGCGATCGGATCGTCGTGCTCTCGAAGAATCCGAGCGTGGTCCGCGAAGTCGTTCCGGTGCCCCTCGGTCGCACCCGCGACCAGGTGCGCACCCGCGCCAGTGAACAGTTCCTCGGCCTTCGCGCGCATCTCCTCTCGCTCGTCATGCCGTCGTCCGCGGGGGCTCTCTCGTGA
- a CDS encoding aldehyde dehydrogenase family protein yields MSGPGIVAAFPVVDAHSPVELGHLIDAEERAGGTRIEVRNPARVAETVGVVFDGGAAEVTAAVDAAAHAAASWSRSDIADRERLLRRAADVIDEHADRLAVLTARENGSPLATVRAETGAAATVFRAIADAVAERLEPELHRRGADDAYVRVERRGFGVVGCIVPWNAPLVLTANKIAPAIAAGNAVVVKPSPTSPLGVTVLARLVGAVFPPGVVSVVNGTAAAVEALIDDPRVGKVSFTGGGQTARHVLARAAAALKPVHLELGGNDPAIVLADADLTRAAEGIVASAYRRAGQVCFAVKRVYVPRGQHAELSALLAERIDGMRVGESLHPETTMGPLNNAAQLERVRGIVERTRAAGREVRELGRPVSPGEWDGGHFLLPHLVTDARQEDELVRDEQFGPVLPVIAYDDVAQAVTWANDTPFGLASSVWSSDPVASAAVAREIEAGVTFVNSHLFSPEGSRWIPFGGWKQSGMGWEGSPHGIDEYLRFHSVDGHVLTGSRS; encoded by the coding sequence GTGAGCGGCCCCGGCATCGTCGCGGCGTTCCCCGTCGTCGACGCGCACAGCCCGGTCGAGCTCGGGCACCTCATCGACGCAGAGGAGCGCGCGGGAGGCACCCGCATCGAGGTGCGCAACCCCGCACGCGTCGCCGAGACCGTCGGCGTCGTCTTCGACGGCGGCGCGGCCGAGGTGACCGCGGCGGTGGATGCGGCGGCGCACGCGGCCGCATCCTGGTCCCGCTCCGACATCGCGGATCGTGAACGTCTGCTGCGCCGCGCCGCAGACGTGATCGACGAGCACGCCGATCGTCTGGCGGTCCTGACGGCAAGGGAGAACGGATCGCCGCTCGCGACCGTCCGCGCCGAGACCGGCGCCGCCGCGACCGTGTTCCGCGCGATCGCCGACGCCGTCGCCGAGCGTCTCGAACCGGAGCTGCATCGCCGCGGCGCCGACGACGCCTATGTACGGGTCGAGCGTCGAGGGTTCGGGGTGGTCGGCTGCATCGTGCCGTGGAACGCCCCGCTCGTGCTCACCGCCAACAAGATCGCGCCCGCGATCGCCGCCGGCAACGCGGTCGTGGTCAAGCCCTCGCCCACGTCTCCGCTGGGTGTGACGGTGCTTGCGCGCCTGGTCGGCGCCGTCTTCCCCCCGGGTGTCGTCTCGGTGGTCAACGGGACGGCCGCAGCCGTCGAGGCTCTGATCGACGACCCGCGGGTGGGCAAGGTGTCCTTCACCGGAGGCGGGCAGACCGCTCGCCACGTGCTGGCGCGGGCCGCGGCGGCGCTGAAGCCCGTTCATCTGGAGCTGGGGGGCAACGATCCCGCCATCGTGCTGGCGGACGCGGATCTGACCCGCGCCGCGGAGGGGATCGTCGCCTCCGCCTACCGCCGCGCCGGCCAGGTCTGCTTCGCGGTCAAGCGCGTCTACGTGCCGCGCGGACAGCATGCGGAGCTCTCCGCGCTTCTGGCGGAGCGCATCGACGGGATGCGCGTGGGCGAGTCGCTGCATCCGGAGACGACCATGGGCCCGCTCAACAACGCCGCGCAGCTGGAACGCGTGCGCGGGATCGTCGAACGCACCCGCGCGGCAGGCCGCGAGGTGCGTGAGCTGGGCCGCCCGGTGTCCCCGGGCGAATGGGACGGCGGCCACTTCCTGCTCCCCCACCTCGTGACCGACGCGCGCCAGGAGGACGAGCTGGTGCGGGACGAGCAGTTCGGACCGGTGCTACCGGTGATCGCCTACGACGACGTCGCGCAGGCCGTCACCTGGGCCAACGACACCCCCTTCGGCCTGGCCTCATCCGTCTGGTCGAGCGATCCGGTCGCGAGTGCGGCCGTGGCCCGCGAGATCGAAGCCGGGGTCACCTTCGTGAACAGCCACCTGTTCTCACCCGAAGGCTCGCGCTGGATCCCCTTCGGCGGCTGGAAGCAGAGCGGCATGGGCTGGGAGGGCTCACCCCACGGTATCGACGAGTATCTCCGCTTCCACAGCGTCGACGGTCACGTCCTCACCGGAAGTCGCTCATGA
- a CDS encoding thiamine pyrophosphate-requiring protein codes for MTATAAAMLVDTLRRAGVEHVFANLGSDHPALIEALAADRARGERVPRVIVCPHEYTALSAAHGYALATGRPQAVFVHTDVGTANLGGAVHNAARARVPVLIFAGLTPYTLEGEEQGGRDTHVTFLQDVPDQHALVRPYAKWSYDLRTAANVPQVVLRALQLTCSSPAGPVYLTAAREVLAQSAPAPATAVERWPRIAPAAAGADAVRSVVDALAGASRATIVTTSVGRDPDAVARLVALAERWGIGVVEYNAEVLSFPHDHPLHLGDTPAAAVEASDVLIVLDADVPWIPAAVHPDPDARIFVVGDDPLQERIPLWYLPAEALIRADAVTFLDQLLEHAPDAAQAHAARTRRESVAAEASRARAERDERIAADVAERRLSAGSVGATLARLIDAETIVVNEAITAAPDIWRSLPRTLPGTVFGNRGTSLGWSGGGALGLKLAEPDRRVVSIVGDGTFYFSAPSSAASVAARYGLATLTVILDNGGWNATRRNAVRQYPEGVAQRDERFWVGLGREADLPGVARAAGGGWAATVTDFDDLEDTLRTALGHVDSGVAATVAVRLPDISTHDIDEPAAAAERISLP; via the coding sequence ATGACGGCGACCGCCGCCGCCATGCTGGTGGACACCCTGCGCAGGGCCGGTGTCGAGCACGTGTTCGCCAACCTCGGCAGCGACCATCCGGCCCTCATCGAGGCGCTCGCCGCGGATCGCGCGCGCGGCGAACGCGTTCCCCGGGTCATCGTCTGCCCGCACGAATACACGGCGCTGAGCGCCGCGCACGGCTACGCCCTCGCCACGGGACGCCCGCAGGCGGTCTTCGTCCACACGGATGTGGGGACGGCGAATCTCGGCGGCGCGGTGCACAACGCGGCCCGCGCGCGTGTGCCCGTCCTGATCTTCGCGGGACTCACGCCGTACACCCTCGAAGGCGAGGAACAAGGGGGCCGCGACACCCACGTGACCTTCCTCCAGGACGTCCCCGATCAACACGCGCTGGTGCGCCCGTACGCGAAGTGGTCGTACGACCTGCGCACCGCGGCGAACGTCCCGCAGGTCGTGCTCCGCGCTCTGCAGCTCACGTGCAGCAGCCCGGCGGGCCCTGTGTATCTCACGGCCGCGCGGGAAGTGCTCGCCCAGAGCGCCCCGGCTCCGGCGACCGCCGTCGAGCGCTGGCCGCGCATCGCACCCGCCGCCGCCGGCGCGGATGCCGTCCGTTCGGTCGTCGACGCGCTCGCGGGCGCCTCCCGCGCGACGATCGTCACGACCTCCGTCGGCCGGGACCCGGATGCGGTCGCCCGCCTCGTGGCGCTCGCGGAGAGATGGGGCATCGGGGTCGTCGAGTACAACGCGGAGGTGCTGAGCTTCCCGCACGATCACCCCCTGCACCTGGGCGACACCCCCGCCGCGGCGGTGGAGGCATCCGACGTCCTGATCGTGCTGGACGCGGACGTGCCGTGGATCCCCGCCGCCGTACACCCCGACCCCGACGCCCGCATCTTCGTGGTGGGCGACGACCCGCTCCAGGAGCGCATCCCCCTCTGGTACCTGCCGGCCGAGGCACTCATCCGCGCCGACGCGGTCACGTTCCTCGACCAACTGCTGGAGCACGCGCCCGATGCCGCTCAGGCGCACGCCGCCCGGACCCGCCGCGAGAGCGTGGCAGCCGAGGCCAGCCGCGCCCGCGCCGAGCGGGACGAGCGCATCGCGGCGGACGTCGCCGAGCGGCGCCTGTCGGCGGGCAGCGTCGGCGCCACCCTGGCGCGGCTGATCGACGCGGAGACGATCGTCGTCAACGAGGCCATCACCGCGGCGCCGGACATCTGGCGGTCCCTGCCTCGGACGCTGCCGGGCACGGTGTTCGGCAACCGGGGAACGTCGCTCGGCTGGTCGGGCGGCGGGGCCCTCGGCCTCAAGCTCGCCGAACCCGACCGCCGCGTCGTCAGCATCGTCGGCGACGGCACGTTCTACTTCAGCGCGCCCTCCTCCGCCGCATCCGTCGCCGCGCGCTACGGTCTCGCGACGCTCACCGTCATCCTCGACAACGGCGGCTGGAACGCGACCAGGCGCAACGCCGTGCGTCAGTACCCGGAAGGCGTCGCCCAGCGTGATGAGCGGTTCTGGGTAGGGCTCGGGCGCGAAGCCGACCTGCCCGGTGTCGCCCGCGCCGCGGGGGGCGGCTGGGCGGCGACGGTCACGGACTTCGACGACCTGGAGGACACCCTGCGCACAGCGCTCGGCCACGTCGACAGTGGCGTGGCCGCCACGGTCGCCGTGCGTCTGCCGGACATCTCCACGCACGACATCGACGAGCCGGCTGCCGCCGCAGAGAGGATCTCCCTTCCATGA
- a CDS encoding amidohydrolase family protein, with translation MNADAHRPPYLRIATEEAWAPPEAIALYRDHLARRDLDDVGFNSLMGYFLNSPHPQPRAVVERLQDAAERRIADMDATGIDHQVLALTSPGTQVLPADEAVALAQTANARLGEICQARPGRFSGLGTVSFTDAATDVAELRRAVGEHGLKGLMLNDHVRGDHIDHPRFAPLLRELEDLDVPLYLHPGTPPNAMISPYREAGLDGAILGFGASAGLHLLRIITSGVFDRHPRLRLVVGHLGEALPFWLHRIDHMHAKQVASGRYEAIKPLAQRPSEYFRSHIWLTTSGMPWEPAILFTREVTGPDRVMYAMDYPYQFEADEVAAQDALPISDAEKADFFEHTARRVFNLTF, from the coding sequence ATGAACGCCGACGCACACCGCCCGCCGTATCTGCGCATCGCGACGGAGGAGGCCTGGGCGCCGCCCGAGGCGATCGCGCTGTACCGCGACCACCTCGCGCGCCGCGACCTCGACGATGTCGGCTTCAACAGCCTCATGGGCTACTTCCTGAACTCGCCGCATCCACAGCCGCGAGCGGTGGTGGAGCGCCTGCAGGATGCGGCCGAGCGACGCATCGCCGACATGGATGCGACCGGCATCGACCATCAGGTGCTCGCCCTGACCTCTCCCGGCACGCAGGTGCTGCCGGCAGACGAGGCCGTGGCGCTGGCGCAGACCGCCAACGCCCGCCTCGGTGAGATCTGCCAGGCGCGCCCGGGGCGCTTCTCCGGACTGGGAACGGTGTCGTTCACGGATGCCGCGACGGATGTGGCGGAGCTGCGCCGCGCGGTCGGAGAGCACGGGCTGAAGGGTCTGATGCTGAACGACCACGTGCGCGGCGACCACATCGACCACCCGCGCTTCGCTCCGCTGCTGCGCGAGCTGGAGGATCTCGACGTGCCGCTGTACCTGCATCCGGGCACACCCCCGAACGCCATGATCTCCCCCTACCGCGAAGCCGGTCTCGACGGCGCGATCCTCGGTTTCGGTGCGAGCGCCGGGCTCCATCTGCTCCGGATCATCACGTCGGGCGTCTTCGATCGCCACCCGCGCCTCCGGCTCGTGGTCGGGCACCTGGGCGAGGCGCTTCCGTTCTGGCTGCACCGGATCGACCACATGCACGCCAAACAGGTCGCCTCCGGACGCTACGAGGCGATCAAGCCGCTCGCGCAGCGTCCCTCGGAGTACTTCCGCTCCCACATCTGGCTCACGACCTCGGGGATGCCCTGGGAGCCGGCGATCCTGTTCACCCGCGAGGTCACGGGTCCGGACCGCGTGATGTACGCGATGGACTATCCGTACCAATTCGAAGCCGACGAGGTCGCAGCACAGGACGCCCTGCCGATCTCGGATGCGGAGAAGGCCGACTTCTTCGAGCACACCGCGCGCCGGGTCTTCAACCTGACGTTCTGA
- a CDS encoding benzaldehyde dehydrogenase — protein sequence MSTATQDTATLIDPDLFAGRIYIDGEWVEGGGGAIASVEPATGETLVQVGMADAADVARAAASAARAQQEWAATPHPARAAVLRKAAQLWEQHAEEIMGWNIREVGAIPPLAGFALHVTAAECYEASSLPSAPLGTILSSEEPRLSLAQQIPVGVVGVISPFNVPLILGIRAVAPALALGNAVLLKPDPRTVVTGGVSMVRIFEEAGLPKGILQLVPGGAEVGEAMVADPHVRVVAFTGSTRAGRAVGELAGRHLTRAHLELGGNSAFLVREDADVDQAVNLATWGAFLHQGQICMTVGRHIVHESLFDEYVAKLAAKADSMVVGDPAAGQVHLGPLIDETQRDRVHTLVQDAVAQGARLAAGGTYEQLFYRPTVLANPPKDAAAYCDEVFGPVASVVSFATDDEAVELAAATDYGLSLGIVSRDAMKAYDLAKRIPTGIVHINDQTVNDEANSPFGGVGASGTGSRHGGAQANIDAFTETRWITMRREPGQYPL from the coding sequence ATGTCGACCGCAACGCAGGACACCGCCACCCTGATCGATCCCGACCTCTTCGCCGGGCGCATCTACATCGACGGCGAATGGGTCGAAGGTGGGGGCGGTGCCATCGCCTCCGTCGAGCCCGCCACCGGTGAGACGCTCGTGCAGGTCGGGATGGCGGATGCCGCGGACGTCGCGCGAGCCGCCGCATCCGCCGCACGCGCGCAGCAGGAGTGGGCCGCCACGCCGCATCCGGCCCGTGCGGCCGTGCTGCGCAAGGCCGCACAGCTGTGGGAACAGCACGCGGAAGAGATCATGGGCTGGAACATCCGCGAGGTCGGTGCCATCCCGCCGCTCGCAGGCTTCGCCCTGCACGTCACCGCGGCCGAGTGCTATGAGGCGTCGTCCCTGCCCTCGGCGCCGCTGGGCACCATCCTCTCCAGCGAGGAGCCGCGCCTCTCGCTCGCCCAGCAGATTCCCGTGGGCGTCGTCGGCGTCATCTCGCCCTTCAACGTTCCGCTCATCCTCGGCATCCGCGCGGTCGCGCCGGCTCTCGCGCTCGGGAACGCCGTCCTGCTCAAGCCCGACCCCCGCACGGTCGTGACCGGCGGTGTCTCGATGGTGCGCATCTTCGAGGAGGCCGGTCTGCCGAAGGGCATCCTGCAGCTCGTCCCCGGCGGCGCCGAGGTCGGCGAAGCCATGGTGGCCGACCCGCACGTGCGCGTGGTCGCCTTCACGGGGTCGACGCGTGCCGGGCGCGCCGTCGGAGAGCTCGCCGGCCGTCACCTCACTCGCGCGCATCTCGAGCTCGGCGGCAACTCCGCCTTCCTCGTGCGCGAGGACGCCGACGTCGACCAGGCGGTCAACCTGGCCACGTGGGGCGCCTTCCTGCACCAGGGGCAGATCTGCATGACGGTCGGCCGCCACATCGTCCACGAGTCGCTCTTCGACGAGTACGTCGCGAAGCTCGCGGCGAAGGCGGACTCGATGGTCGTCGGCGACCCGGCCGCAGGGCAGGTGCACCTCGGACCCCTCATCGACGAGACGCAGCGGGACCGCGTGCACACGCTCGTGCAGGACGCCGTCGCCCAAGGCGCCCGCCTCGCGGCCGGTGGTACCTACGAGCAGCTGTTCTACCGCCCGACGGTGCTGGCGAATCCGCCGAAGGATGCGGCCGCGTACTGCGACGAGGTCTTCGGCCCCGTCGCCTCGGTGGTCTCCTTCGCGACCGACGACGAGGCCGTCGAGCTGGCCGCGGCGACCGACTACGGGCTGTCGTTGGGGATCGTCAGCCGCGACGCCATGAAGGCGTACGACCTCGCCAAGCGCATCCCCACCGGCATCGTGCACATCAACGACCAGACGGTCAACGACGAGGCGAACTCGCCCTTCGGCGGTGTCGGCGCCTCCGGTACGGGATCCCGCCACGGCGGTGCGCAGGCGAACATCGACGCCTTCACCGAGACCCGCTGGATCACGATGCGCCGCGAGCCTGGACAGTACCCGCTCTGA